The following are encoded in a window of Methylicorpusculum oleiharenae genomic DNA:
- a CDS encoding golvesin C-terminal-like domain-containing protein: MTRKQVFLHSQGVGIIGWNGNGWSFNFDKLIRVLSSSVLLQREDGKRIFFSLVNGAWIPDSDVAITLLQIKDSNGATTGWTVRTETDGIEDYNSAGKLIRLIDRQGKSLDFSYQSGRLTEITDDFNGAALTLNYDASGRFAALTVPSGEVYRYGYDSYGNLTTVTYPDETPAILTDNPKKTYVYGELEYTAGVNQPHALTGIIDENGIRFATYRYDASGKAILTEHAGGVEKYSLAYSPDGISTTVTDPLGTERTTHFSTVLGVVKSTGTDQPGGSGCSAASSGISYDANGNVKSRTDFNGHRSDYEYDLSRNLEINRTEGLTSTGESTPDTRTITTEWHPSFRLPVKITEPGRIQVWTYDDKGQVTEHRITDTATGATRSWQTEYTYASDVPGAVLQKFENGPRTDVADITTYDYYAPDAGCEGGHVGCRGQLQQITNALGHVTRFSRYHANGQVEEIIDPNGLGTTLSYDARMRLTRIDRGGQVSSHQYDPAGQLIQWTVQDNVVLHYRYDDAHRLTAITDGAGNNLRYTLDASGNRVKEEVSDAGGQLTKILEREVDQLGRLMLSIGGEGQSRRYHYDANGNLTAASHPRNTPEDRGQARATDPLALDNTVSATYDSLNRLIESVHPQQLADANDDVVSDYRYDALGHLIEVTDPNGSVTRYDVNAFGEVLRLDSPDTGITHYQYDAAGNRIAQTDARGVTVEYRYDALNRLIAIDYPDDRLDVTFGYDQNDQGQNSVGRLTSISDGAGLTELSYDQYGNVISRSEQIDSHQLITHSAYNSAGQLVQMRYPSGRTVDFLYNALGQIAQLTTTLDGVTQTLADQIDYLPFGPLSALTYGNGLTKTIAYDLAYRPIERNLEPVALHTQDYDPADNLIVLTDLLDSNRDKTFAYDGLSRLTAAQSHDKRQEYSFDANSNRLTLSENGQAEDYTYALNGNRLEAGAGKTYQTDANGNIVHDGRFQFRYGDDNRLREVLENNVTFARYTYNVFSQRAKKVTAQSTTYYHYDQAGLLIAEADANGETLKEYFYLNGQPMALTSAQSSPPPQPVEIILDNSDASMQYSDAWTASTSISGFEGANYQYHAGSTVQPMLGTPVDNASAHFNTTDTWALSTSVSGFIGDNYQTHPGRSYPLVLGEPVDNDSPGFSATGTWPTSTSVKGYQGAHYQYHAPGDGSQKATWSLKVETAGEYDVYTTWTAHSNRARHARYRVSHSQGATEVSVNQKLNGGQWHKLGTFQFEAGTDYAIELNDAADGYVIADAVTWLPAGTPPTGTPNEPTQAANWTVTVPADSDYDAYATWTAHSNRASDAKYTIVHADGETVQEVNQQQHGGQWNKLGRYRFKAGESYQIKLSDQANGYVIADAVSLVPAGTYPISSNTGQTASWQPHLNQSADYQVYAKWTAHSNRASNAQYTVHHVNGETTHTVDQRQQGGDWHLLGTYRLDQHSTISLSDQADGYVIADAIRLVSVPTQQPTESQGIYFIHNDHLGTPQLLTDSDASVVWQADYDPYGDATITTAKIEQNIRLGQYFDQETELNYNWHRYYDPKTGRYITSDPIGLAGGVNTYAYVSNNPLNLIDPNGLAGIYVNYPNYPITVPGTEAQLPLGHAAVIAVDDNTGTTKYFEYGRYDSDFGQVKQRTVPDLVLDEKGNPTPASLSNLYNYIGARYGDQTTVDATYYPDANYQKIIDFALQRKNDSNRAPYSWNPFSSNTCKTFAKDAINAGQQK; the protein is encoded by the coding sequence GTGACCCGGAAACAAGTGTTTCTCCACAGTCAAGGAGTTGGAATAATCGGCTGGAACGGGAATGGGTGGTCGTTTAATTTTGACAAGTTAATTCGCGTCTTAAGTAGTTCTGTATTACTTCAGCGTGAAGATGGAAAAAGGATTTTCTTCAGCTTAGTCAATGGAGCTTGGATTCCAGACTCAGATGTTGCTATTACGCTATTGCAAATCAAGGATTCTAATGGAGCAACAACAGGTTGGACGGTTAGAACTGAAACCGATGGAATAGAAGACTATAATTCAGCCGGCAAATTAATTCGTCTGATCGATCGTCAAGGTAAGAGCCTTGATTTTTCATACCAATCCGGAAGATTAACAGAGATAACCGACGACTTTAATGGAGCCGCATTAACTTTGAACTATGACGCCTCCGGAAGGTTCGCCGCTCTGACCGTTCCCTCAGGAGAAGTTTACCGGTACGGTTACGACAGTTACGGCAACCTGACTACGGTGACCTATCCGGACGAAACGCCGGCTATTTTGACCGATAACCCGAAAAAGACCTATGTCTACGGCGAGCTCGAATACACTGCCGGGGTTAACCAGCCCCACGCCCTGACCGGGATCATCGATGAGAACGGCATCCGCTTTGCCACCTACCGTTACGATGCTTCCGGCAAAGCCATCCTCACCGAGCATGCCGGCGGGGTTGAAAAGTACAGCTTAGCGTACAGTCCGGATGGCATCAGCACCACGGTCACCGATCCTTTGGGGACTGAGCGTACCACCCATTTCAGCACCGTTCTCGGCGTGGTCAAAAGCACCGGCACCGACCAACCAGGCGGCTCCGGCTGTTCGGCGGCGTCCAGTGGAATTTCTTACGATGCCAACGGCAACGTCAAAAGCCGCACCGATTTCAACGGCCATCGCAGCGATTATGAATATGATTTAAGCCGTAACCTCGAAATCAACCGCACCGAAGGCTTGACTTCGACCGGAGAGTCGACGCCGGACACCCGGACTATCACCACCGAGTGGCATCCAAGCTTCAGATTGCCGGTGAAAATCACCGAGCCGGGCCGGATTCAGGTATGGACTTATGATGACAAAGGCCAAGTCACCGAACACAGGATCACCGATACAGCTACCGGTGCAACCCGAAGCTGGCAGACTGAATATACCTATGCGTCTGATGTGCCCGGCGCGGTGTTGCAAAAGTTCGAAAACGGCCCGCGCACTGACGTTGCCGACATTACCACCTACGATTACTATGCGCCGGATGCCGGCTGCGAGGGTGGTCATGTCGGCTGCCGCGGACAATTGCAGCAAATCACCAATGCCTTGGGCCATGTCACCCGTTTCAGCCGTTATCATGCCAACGGCCAAGTGGAAGAAATCATCGACCCGAACGGGCTGGGCACGACCTTGAGCTACGATGCCCGCATGCGCCTCACCCGGATCGACCGGGGCGGCCAAGTCTCGTCCCATCAATACGATCCGGCCGGGCAATTAATCCAATGGACCGTTCAGGACAATGTTGTTTTGCATTATCGCTACGATGACGCCCACCGCTTGACCGCAATCACCGATGGCGCTGGCAATAATCTTCGCTATACTCTGGATGCGTCGGGCAATCGGGTGAAAGAAGAAGTTAGCGACGCTGGCGGTCAGCTCACCAAAATTCTGGAGCGGGAAGTCGACCAGTTAGGCCGCCTGATGCTCTCGATCGGCGGCGAAGGCCAAAGCCGGCGCTATCATTACGACGCCAACGGCAATCTGACTGCCGCATCCCATCCGCGCAATACCCCGGAAGATCGGGGTCAAGCCAGAGCCACCGATCCGTTGGCATTGGATAATACCGTCTCGGCCACCTACGACAGTTTGAACCGCTTGATTGAATCGGTGCATCCGCAGCAATTGGCCGATGCCAATGACGACGTGGTCAGCGACTATCGCTACGATGCCTTGGGTCATTTAATCGAAGTCACCGACCCCAATGGTTCAGTCACGCGTTATGATGTCAATGCCTTCGGCGAGGTGCTACGACTCGACAGCCCCGATACCGGCATCACGCACTACCAATACGATGCCGCCGGCAATCGCATCGCACAGACCGACGCCCGCGGCGTAACCGTCGAATACCGTTATGATGCCTTAAACCGCCTGATTGCCATCGATTATCCGGACGATAGGTTGGATGTGACGTTCGGCTATGATCAAAATGACCAGGGCCAAAACAGCGTTGGCCGTCTGACGTCCATTTCCGATGGCGCAGGTTTGACCGAGCTGAGTTATGATCAATACGGAAATGTCATTAGCCGTAGTGAACAGATCGACAGCCATCAATTGATTACTCACTCTGCGTACAACAGCGCCGGGCAACTCGTTCAAATGCGTTATCCCAGTGGCCGCACTGTCGACTTCCTTTACAACGCCTTAGGTCAAATCGCTCAATTGACAACAACTCTGGACGGAGTTACTCAAACCCTGGCTGATCAGATCGATTATCTGCCGTTCGGCCCGTTAAGTGCTTTGACCTATGGCAACGGCCTGACAAAAACCATCGCGTATGATTTGGCTTACCGCCCTATTGAGCGCAATTTGGAACCGGTCGCGTTACATACCCAAGATTACGATCCGGCGGATAATTTGATCGTGTTGACCGACTTGCTCGACAGCAACCGGGATAAAACCTTCGCTTACGACGGCCTGAGCCGGTTAACGGCGGCGCAAAGCCATGACAAACGGCAGGAATACAGCTTCGACGCCAACAGTAATCGCCTGACCCTCAGCGAAAACGGACAAGCGGAGGATTACACCTATGCCTTGAACGGTAATCGGCTCGAAGCGGGCGCGGGTAAAACCTATCAAACCGACGCTAACGGCAACATTGTCCATGACGGGCGCTTCCAATTCCGTTACGGCGATGATAACCGTTTACGTGAAGTTCTCGAAAACAACGTCACATTCGCCCGTTATACCTACAATGTGTTCAGCCAACGGGCGAAAAAAGTCACGGCTCAAAGTACGACGTATTACCATTACGATCAAGCAGGATTGTTGATTGCCGAAGCCGATGCCAACGGCGAAACGCTCAAAGAATATTTTTATCTCAACGGCCAGCCCATGGCTTTGACCAGCGCGCAAAGTTCACCACCGCCGCAACCGGTGGAAATCATTCTGGATAACAGCGACGCGTCAATGCAGTATTCCGATGCCTGGACAGCATCGACCAGCATCAGCGGCTTTGAAGGCGCTAACTACCAATACCATGCCGGTTCCACCGTGCAGCCGATGTTAGGCACACCGGTCGATAATGCTTCGGCTCACTTCAACACGACCGATACCTGGGCGCTGTCAACGTCGGTTTCAGGCTTTATCGGTGATAACTATCAGACGCATCCCGGCCGCAGTTACCCGCTGGTGCTCGGCGAACCGGTAGACAATGACAGTCCAGGCTTCAGTGCGACCGGAACCTGGCCGACATCGACCAGTGTTAAAGGCTATCAGGGCGCCCATTATCAATACCATGCCCCCGGCGATGGCAGCCAAAAAGCGACCTGGTCGCTTAAGGTCGAAACCGCAGGCGAATACGATGTCTATACCACCTGGACCGCCCACAGTAACCGGGCCAGACATGCGCGCTATCGGGTCTCCCACAGCCAAGGCGCGACCGAGGTATCCGTTAATCAAAAGCTTAATGGCGGTCAATGGCACAAACTCGGTACCTTCCAGTTCGAAGCTGGTACCGACTATGCGATCGAACTGAACGATGCCGCCGACGGCTATGTCATCGCCGATGCCGTCACCTGGTTACCAGCCGGCACGCCGCCGACCGGGACGCCGAACGAACCGACTCAGGCGGCGAATTGGACGGTCACGGTGCCAGCCGATAGCGACTATGACGCCTATGCCACCTGGACTGCACATAGCAACCGGGCCAGCGATGCCAAGTACACGATTGTCCACGCCGATGGCGAAACGGTGCAGGAAGTCAATCAACAGCAGCACGGCGGCCAATGGAACAAACTTGGCCGTTATCGGTTTAAGGCAGGGGAAAGTTACCAGATTAAATTGTCCGATCAGGCCAACGGCTATGTCATCGCCGATGCCGTGTCGCTGGTACCGGCCGGAACTTATCCGATTTCCTCCAACACCGGTCAAACCGCGTCCTGGCAGCCGCATTTAAACCAGTCCGCTGATTATCAGGTCTATGCCAAATGGACGGCGCACAGTAATCGGGCCAGTAACGCCCAATACACCGTCCACCATGTCAACGGCGAAACCACCCACACGGTCGATCAACGCCAACAGGGCGGCGACTGGCATTTATTGGGGACTTACCGGCTGGATCAACACAGCACAATCAGTCTGTCCGACCAGGCCGACGGTTACGTCATTGCCGATGCGATTCGCCTGGTCTCGGTTCCAACGCAACAGCCGACCGAATCCCAGGGCATTTACTTCATCCACAACGACCATTTGGGCACGCCGCAACTACTCACCGACAGCGACGCCAGCGTGGTTTGGCAAGCCGACTATGATCCCTATGGCGATGCAACGATCACCACGGCCAAAATCGAACAAAATATCCGCTTAGGCCAATATTTCGATCAAGAGACCGAGTTGAATTATAACTGGCACCGGTATTATGATCCAAAAACCGGACGTTACATCACCTCCGATCCGATTGGGTTGGCGGGGGGCGTTAATACTTATGCATATGTCAGCAACAATCCGCTAAATCTGATTGATCCTAATGGTTTAGCAGGAATATATGTCAATTACCCAAACTATCCGATCACTGTTCCTGGAACAGAGGCACAGCTTCCTTTAGGACATGCTGCTGTAATTGCCGTCGATGATAATACCGGTACGACAAAATACTTTGAATATGGTAGATATGACAGTGATTTCGGCCAAGTTAAACAACGGACTGTGCCTGATCTTGTACTGGATGAAAAGGGTAATCCAACACCTGCATCTCTAAGTAATTTATACAATTATATTGGCGCTCGATATGGCGATCAAACTACAGTCGATGCTACATACTACCCAGATGCGAACTACCAAAAAATAATAGACTTTGCTTTGCAAAGAAAAAATGATTCTAATAGAGCGCCCTATAGCTGGAATCCTTTCAGCTCTAATACTTGCAAAACATTTGCTAAAGATGCAATCAATGCGGGGCAGCAAAAATGA
- a CDS encoding EndoU domain-containing protein gives MADLALVGGTGYAISNAMSCKNEAHGGDGDKPNLLDPTAEDHIIYGDKTGGGHRAGTGNPGKTEFPTDWSDDKIKGEISDVATDPASSVSPGRNGRQVVEGTRDGIDITVIVDSNGRIVTGFPTNVPRNPR, from the coding sequence TTGGCTGATTTGGCGCTTGTTGGAGGGACTGGGTATGCAATTTCCAACGCTATGTCATGTAAAAATGAAGCTCATGGTGGCGATGGTGATAAGCCTAACCTACTCGATCCAACAGCTGAAGATCATATAATTTACGGCGATAAAACTGGTGGTGGACATCGAGCGGGCACAGGTAACCCCGGCAAAACTGAGTTTCCAACTGATTGGTCTGACGACAAAATCAAAGGAGAAATTTCAGATGTTGCTACTGACCCGGCATCTTCTGTTTCACCAGGACGTAATGGGCGCCAAGTTGTAGAAGGAACTCGTGATGGGATTGACATAACAGTAATTGTTGATTCGAACGGTCGGATCGTAACCGGCTTTCCTACTAATGTCCCTCGAAATCCACGTTGA
- a CDS encoding MafI family immunity protein — protein sequence MESNFDEVEVLLSKLLETAAPVLSESECAEVQSFIDVGEYGLALETAVHIFAEEKKIASAGLVALISRLVDLMSLDSLQLLQRLPRPDDEK from the coding sequence ATGGAATCAAACTTTGATGAAGTAGAAGTACTGTTGTCTAAATTGTTAGAAACTGCGGCACCTGTATTGTCGGAGTCTGAATGTGCCGAGGTTCAGAGTTTTATTGATGTTGGCGAATATGGTCTTGCTTTAGAAACTGCGGTACACATATTCGCCGAGGAAAAAAAGATTGCATCTGCTGGTTTGGTGGCGTTGATTAGTCGTTTAGTAGATTTAATGTCATTAGATTCATTACAGTTGTTACAGAGGCTACCACGACCAGACGACGAGAAATAG
- a CDS encoding transposase, with the protein MSPNTFSKTREVRYQGQTYWQWVAETDVTLTRPAKPSQKKSKKPAVPGIPVAARLVVSRVLSDEGEVLAEWLLLTNVKDVDASTIALWYYWRWQIECFFKLVKSAGHHLESWQQESALAIAKRLLVASMACVTVWAIAADKSKEAAELRLFLIKLSGRQMRHKKEFTNPALLSGLWVFLSMLEIMDAYSQEELDSLKATAQQFLGKDV; encoded by the coding sequence TTGTCGCCGAACACGTTCAGCAAGACTCGGGAAGTCCGTTATCAGGGTCAGACTTATTGGCAGTGGGTGGCAGAAACCGATGTGACGCTAACCCGTCCCGCCAAACCCAGTCAGAAGAAAAGCAAAAAGCCGGCTGTGCCTGGCATTCCTGTAGCGGCAAGGCTGGTGGTCAGTCGCGTCTTGTCCGACGAAGGTGAGGTGTTGGCGGAATGGCTGCTATTGACCAATGTAAAAGATGTCGATGCTTCGACTATTGCGCTATGGTACTACTGGCGCTGGCAAATCGAGTGTTTTTTCAAACTGGTCAAGTCGGCAGGCCACCACCTCGAATCGTGGCAACAAGAATCAGCCCTGGCCATTGCCAAACGCCTCTTGGTGGCTAGCATGGCCTGTGTTACGGTTTGGGCCATAGCCGCCGACAAAAGTAAGGAAGCGGCTGAATTAAGACTATTTCTGATCAAGCTCAGCGGCAGGCAAATGCGCCACAAAAAGGAGTTTACGAATCCAGCACTATTGTCGGGGCTGTGGGTCTTCCTCTCCATGCTTGAAATCATGGATGCCTATTCTCAAGAAGAACTGGATAGTTTGAAGGCAACCGCTCAGCAATTTTTAGGAAAAGATGTGTAG